From the Sphingomonas brevis genome, the window CGCGTAAAGCGGCGTGTCGCTGGCGATTTTGAGCTCGATCAATTCAAAATGCTGAGCGCTATGTCGTCTGACGAGATCGATGGCCCGGCGCCCGTCACCAGCACCAGGGATCAAGCCTGAAGCGACCGGGATCTGGTTTGCCCAGTCCGATCTCCCAAGTTCAAGGCAGGCGGCGGCGATGGCGCGTTCGACAACAACTTCCGGGCTACGATTGTGCGAGGAGATCTGAGGCTGGAGACTGTGCCAGCGCCAGTTCTGCTTGGATCGATCTTTATTCCCCGTTGCCCCCGCCACGTCGTAGTTCCGCGAGATCAGATCGAAGATTTCGCGGACCAGCGATTGGCCGTCAATTGAAGCCAGTCCGACCAGCGCCGAACGATGACGCAAGTTCAACACCCCCAGCCGGTTGGCGACCGCGTCCGCGACACCATCGAGGAGGGAGCGGGGCGTTCGACGAGGAGGCCCTGGCCACGACATCATCCGCTGATGCTATTTCAGCTAACGACCACTTTCCACCCATTGCGGGCACTTGCATATCCGACATCAGGTTTGCGGGGGCAATTGGCCCCGCATGGCCAGGACCCTGGCGCGCTCCTTCGCAATCCTCGCATCCATTCGTCGCTGAATTTCAGTGTAGCGAGGATCACCACGCAATTTATCGAACTGGGGCCAGTCCGATAGGCTGCCCGAGTAATATTGGCCAAGCCAGCCGCGCGTAACAGCCTTGCTGAGCCAGCTGAAGGCGCGACTGTCGCTGCGCAGGGCGAACAGGCTCGCCTGCCACAGCTCCGGCTCGCCAGGCGCATCATCAGGGGACCGGTAAGGCGACGCTAGTTGCTGTGTCAGGTTACGTTGGACGCAGCCCAGAATGTGTGCGCTTTCAGATGCTCGTCCTTGGCGCTCCAACGCCATCGCGATGAACGGAGCGAAATTTGGAGTCCGAACACAGAGATCACGCAAGTCTGGCGGTCGGACATCATAGACTTGGGCGATCGCGGGCCAATCGCGTGCGCGGGCAAGCGAGAAGATCGCGTACTCGAACTTATTTGCGGACCAAGACTTGGCTCCATCACGAAGCGCGCGTGCCCTAAGGGCACCGCGGTCGTCTGCAAGAAAGAGCTGAAGATAGGGAGAGAGCCCGGCGCGGTATCGGGCTTCCTGCTCGTCGAAGCCGAGCAAATTGAATTGCATCGCCAACCACTCAGTTTGGTAAGGTAGCTGCGGATCAAGGGCGAGGCCTCGCAGCCGTGCCGCAATTGCTTCGGACTCATTGCCGAGCAAGCTGTTTGCGAAGCCACGGAAGCGCCATGCCTGCGCTTTGTCGCCACCTCGCCGAACGTATGTGTCGATGGCGCGAAACGCCGCTTCGCCTTGCCCAGATGCGGCAAGTGAGGCGACGTAGCGATTGACCATTGCGGACGACAGTGGATCGATTTCGACGCCCAAGCGATATTGGTCAAATGCTTCGTCGTTACGACCAAGAAGATTGAGGTCGATCCCGAGATTGTTTCGAATTGATGATCGGCTTGGGTCTAGCACAATGGCCTTCCTCAAAGGTGCAAAGGAGGCGGGAGGAAGCAAGGCCAGCCCGAGGGCGGCATAGCCATCCGCTTGGTTGGGAGCGAGGCGGATTGCCTGTTGAGCATGGCTGACTGCCACGCGACGCGCCTTGTCGACCGGAATGGTGCCATAAGAATATGGGTCGTCGGCCAGGAGCCAAGTCGTTGCAGCCAAGAGGGCATGCCCCGGCGCATAATCTTGGTGAGAGTCAACGATTTGACGAGCAATGTGCCAAGCCTGTGTGAGCGTTTCTCTTTTGGGTTCGCGCATTAGGGCGCGCGCTGCGAGATATGATTGGTAGGCATCAACACTGGTGACTGGAGCTTCCTTGACGGCGCTTTCGAAAAATGTGCCTCTCAGCCGCT encodes:
- a CDS encoding TIR domain-containing protein; translation: MVDVFLSYKREDATRVGNLVAALRETGLDVWWDEDIPPSAPWEATIEQALRAAKAVIVCWSPASVSSENVRSEARVARDDGRLIQVFVESCKPPLFFGERQGVDLSRWRGDGDDPRIARIVECIHEVAGGEPVAASEQPKARSFGLRGLTRRHIFGIVVGILFLLGAGSLIAWRVAIARPPPQIAVLPFEDLSPTHDKAYFAEGVAEEILSTLASEKGIKVLGRSSARQIARDADPKVIRASLGVTHLLEGSARSDGNRLRMNVRLIDTSDGSRLWEEEYHGSLGDVFAVQDQIAAAVVKRLRGTFFESAVKEAPVTSVDAYQSYLAARALMREPKRETLTQAWHIARQIVDSHQDYAPGHALLAATTWLLADDPYSYGTIPVDKARRVAVSHAQQAIRLAPNQADGYAALGLALLPPASFAPLRKAIVLDPSRSSIRNNLGIDLNLLGRNDEAFDQYRLGVEIDPLSSAMVNRYVASLAASGQGEAAFRAIDTYVRRGGDKAQAWRFRGFANSLLGNESEAIAARLRGLALDPQLPYQTEWLAMQFNLLGFDEQEARYRAGLSPYLQLFLADDRGALRARALRDGAKSWSANKFEYAIFSLARARDWPAIAQVYDVRPPDLRDLCVRTPNFAPFIAMALERQGRASESAHILGCVQRNLTQQLASPYRSPDDAPGEPELWQASLFALRSDSRAFSWLSKAVTRGWLGQYYSGSLSDWPQFDKLRGDPRYTEIQRRMDARIAKERARVLAMRGQLPPQT